From a region of the Corallococcus coralloides DSM 2259 genome:
- the aceB gene encoding malate synthase A, which produces MDARTSQNPPAFGPGVTVEGAWHPDYAEVLTQEAMAFVAKLVRTFGERREALLERRKKVAQGWRKGERPHFLPETADIRKGDWTVSPVPADLQDRRVEITGPVDRKMIINALNSGASVFMADFEDANSPTWDNVVRGQLNLRDAVRKTISFTAENGKHYALNDKHAVLFVRPRGWHLPERHVRIDGKPISGSLFDFGLFFFHNAREQLKRGTGPYFYLPKMQSHLEARLWNDVFHLAQSELDIPRGTIKATVLIETLPAAFEMDEILYELREHSAGLNCGRWDYIFSFIKTLQSDASVVLPDRGQVTMDKGFLNAYSQLLIQTCHRRGAHAMGGMAAFIPIKGDTAANDAVMAKVRADKLREAKNGHDGTWVAHPGLVPVAREIFDAQMQGANQVANKREDVRITESDLLQLPSGTRTEEGLRHNIRVGIQYTAAWLGGLGCVPLYNLMEDAATAEISRAQVWQWIHHEATLEDGRKVTPELFRKLLAEEMAQMGREGAVERYGQAHMEKSRALFEQLSTAPAFEDFLTLPAYEALDPQS; this is translated from the coding sequence ATGGACGCGCGCACCTCCCAGAATCCCCCGGCCTTCGGCCCCGGCGTGACCGTGGAGGGCGCCTGGCACCCGGACTACGCGGAGGTGCTGACGCAGGAGGCCATGGCCTTCGTGGCGAAGCTGGTCCGCACTTTCGGTGAACGGCGGGAAGCACTGCTGGAGCGGCGCAAGAAGGTGGCGCAGGGCTGGCGCAAGGGTGAGCGCCCCCACTTCCTCCCGGAGACGGCGGACATCAGGAAGGGCGACTGGACCGTGTCCCCGGTGCCCGCGGACCTGCAGGACCGGCGCGTGGAGATCACCGGTCCGGTGGACCGCAAGATGATCATCAACGCGCTCAACTCCGGCGCCAGCGTGTTCATGGCGGACTTCGAGGACGCCAACAGCCCCACCTGGGACAACGTGGTGCGCGGCCAGCTGAACCTGCGCGACGCCGTGCGGAAGACCATCTCCTTCACCGCGGAGAACGGGAAGCACTACGCACTCAACGACAAGCACGCGGTCCTCTTCGTGCGCCCGCGCGGCTGGCACCTGCCGGAGCGCCACGTGCGCATCGACGGCAAGCCCATCTCCGGCTCGCTCTTCGACTTCGGCCTGTTCTTCTTCCACAACGCGCGCGAGCAGCTCAAGCGCGGCACGGGTCCCTACTTCTACCTGCCCAAGATGCAGAGCCACCTGGAGGCCCGGCTGTGGAACGACGTGTTCCACCTGGCCCAGAGCGAGCTGGACATCCCGCGCGGCACCATCAAGGCCACGGTCCTCATCGAGACGCTGCCCGCCGCGTTCGAGATGGACGAAATCCTCTACGAGCTGCGCGAGCACTCGGCCGGCCTCAACTGCGGCCGCTGGGACTACATCTTCAGCTTCATCAAGACGCTCCAGTCCGACGCGTCCGTGGTGCTGCCCGACCGCGGGCAGGTGACCATGGACAAGGGCTTCCTCAACGCCTACTCGCAGCTGCTCATCCAGACCTGCCACCGCCGGGGCGCGCACGCCATGGGCGGCATGGCCGCCTTCATCCCCATCAAGGGGGACACGGCCGCCAACGACGCGGTGATGGCCAAGGTCCGCGCGGACAAGCTGCGCGAGGCGAAGAACGGCCACGACGGCACCTGGGTGGCGCACCCCGGCCTGGTCCCCGTGGCCAGGGAGATCTTCGACGCGCAGATGCAGGGCGCCAACCAGGTGGCCAACAAGCGCGAGGACGTGCGCATCACGGAGAGCGACCTGCTCCAGCTGCCCTCCGGCACGCGCACGGAGGAGGGCCTGCGCCACAACATCCGCGTGGGCATCCAGTACACCGCCGCGTGGCTGGGCGGCCTGGGCTGCGTGCCGCTCTACAACCTGATGGAGGACGCGGCCACGGCGGAAATCTCCCGCGCCCAGGTGTGGCAGTGGATCCACCACGAGGCCACGCTGGAGGACGGCCGCAAGGTGACGCCGGAGCTGTTCCGCAAGCTGCTCGCGGAGGAGATGGCGCAGATGGGCCGCGAGGGCGCTGTCGAGCGCTACGGCCAGGCGCACATGGAGAAGTCCCGCGCCCTCTTCGAGCAGCTGTCCACCGCGCCCGCCTTCGAGGACTTCCTCACGCTGCCTGCGTACGAGGCCCTCGACCCTCAGTCCTGA
- a CDS encoding PspC domain-containing protein, whose product MDVTTRCRACSKELSGEAQRCPHCRARTVPMHRGEGRALLGVCSALARELGVDVSLVRVAFVLMLFASAGMSAALYLLLWAFIPAKAYGRAPLQGTLDWVSKVANTPVDDDTPRWEKRV is encoded by the coding sequence ATGGACGTCACGACACGCTGCAGGGCCTGTTCGAAGGAGCTGTCCGGGGAGGCGCAGCGCTGCCCGCACTGCCGTGCGCGGACGGTGCCGATGCACCGGGGCGAGGGGCGGGCGCTCCTGGGCGTCTGCTCGGCGCTGGCGCGCGAGCTGGGCGTGGACGTTTCGCTGGTGCGGGTGGCGTTCGTGCTGATGCTGTTCGCGTCCGCGGGGATGAGCGCGGCGCTCTACCTGCTGCTCTGGGCGTTCATCCCGGCGAAGGCCTACGGCCGGGCCCCGCTGCAGGGGACGCTGGACTGGGTGTCCAAGGTCGCGAACACGCCCGTGGACGACGACACGCCCCGCTGGGAGAAGCGCGTCTGA
- a CDS encoding MOSC domain-containing protein, whose amino-acid sequence MSTPGIIKALFLAQERGTPMRRVPEARAVEQHGFEGDRHQRRAVGHKRQLLLLDEAQRTALDVPEGALKENVLVGGLPLDALPPGQRLALGGEVVVELTEPCVPCWKLDALRPGLLKDSWGRRGQLARVLKAGTVHEGDTVRLLDVNPDAPRIIRPKLP is encoded by the coding sequence GTGAGCACCCCTGGAATCATCAAGGCCCTCTTCCTGGCCCAGGAGCGCGGCACCCCCATGCGCCGGGTCCCGGAGGCCCGGGCCGTGGAGCAGCACGGCTTCGAGGGCGACCGCCACCAGCGCAGGGCAGTGGGCCACAAGCGCCAGCTCCTGCTGCTGGACGAAGCGCAGCGCACGGCGCTGGACGTGCCCGAAGGCGCGCTCAAGGAGAACGTGCTGGTGGGGGGCCTGCCGCTGGACGCGCTGCCCCCGGGACAGCGTCTGGCGCTGGGAGGCGAGGTGGTGGTGGAGCTGACCGAGCCCTGCGTGCCGTGCTGGAAGCTGGACGCCCTGCGCCCCGGCCTCTTGAAGGACAGCTGGGGCCGCAGGGGTCAGCTCGCCCGGGTGCTGAAGGCAGGCACCGTGCACGAAGGCGACACCGTGCGCCTCTTGGACGTGAACCCGGACGCCCCGCGCATCATCCGGCCCAAGCTGCCCTGA
- a CDS encoding methyl-accepting chemotaxis protein translates to MRLLSGLKLRGRLTLWICLLLVAALVPAVGAGVHTIRRNLEQQVHGVLQVEADGLQDLIEASLHEREANARAWTEDAIVRGALLFDTYAKSDAVLASLNGRHTSFAGLVLFTPDGRAVSVSRPELRQAFAGREQEVRAAPWFQTALEDRLDAGVLTGALTKKDPFLDRPVMPLALPVLSPISGARVGVLLAAYDWGQLEKVVAGALQRAQDRGQKSFTLEVLAPNGASLFSARAEGTPSLAAPVRAEVHNDAAYRFAASQDWRFVAAMEADEAFLPLRRFLQLSLLAGAALLGVAVLAAWALARGVTRPIATLSALVSRVVREGDLTQKVEAHGHQDEVGELASAFSRMMDHLRESTTSLQQATRVLGQTVGELTEATEQQERNLIRQGTAIQETQVTAREIQQTSQLAAERSQAVLALVARAREAGGSGQTALGASLDGFEQLRDHGARLAEGISSLNERTQQIGGITQTVKDLADQSNMLALNAAIEAARSGEHGKGFGVVAREIRSLADQSIQATGRVRDILDAIRGGIHDTVALSEEGQRRSEAGLAQVRESGQSLRALTDIIQDNASAAQQIAAAVIQQNAGIAQIFAAVTDLSRMMDDTLQAMHGTQRMTHALRGVAERMESVAGVWRV, encoded by the coding sequence ATGAGACTGCTGTCCGGATTGAAGTTGCGGGGCCGCCTCACGCTGTGGATCTGCCTGCTGCTCGTCGCGGCCCTCGTCCCCGCCGTCGGAGCGGGCGTCCACACCATCCGGCGCAACCTGGAGCAGCAGGTGCACGGCGTCCTCCAGGTGGAGGCGGACGGCCTGCAGGACCTCATCGAAGCCTCGCTGCACGAGCGCGAAGCGAACGCCCGCGCGTGGACCGAGGACGCCATCGTGCGCGGCGCCCTCCTCTTCGACACCTACGCCAAGAGCGACGCGGTGCTCGCCTCGCTGAACGGCCGGCACACCAGCTTCGCCGGACTGGTCCTGTTCACCCCCGACGGACGCGCCGTCTCCGTGAGCCGGCCGGAGCTGCGCCAGGCCTTCGCCGGCCGCGAACAGGAGGTGCGCGCCGCGCCCTGGTTCCAGACCGCGCTGGAGGACCGGCTGGACGCTGGCGTCCTCACGGGCGCCCTCACGAAGAAGGACCCGTTCCTCGACCGCCCCGTGATGCCCCTGGCCCTGCCCGTGCTCAGCCCCATCTCCGGCGCCAGGGTGGGCGTGCTGCTGGCCGCGTATGACTGGGGCCAGCTGGAGAAGGTGGTCGCGGGCGCGCTCCAGCGGGCCCAGGACCGGGGCCAGAAGAGCTTCACCCTGGAGGTCCTCGCCCCGAACGGTGCCAGCCTCTTCAGCGCCCGCGCCGAGGGCACGCCGAGCCTCGCGGCCCCCGTGCGGGCCGAGGTCCACAACGACGCCGCCTACCGCTTCGCCGCGAGCCAGGACTGGCGCTTCGTGGCGGCGATGGAAGCGGACGAAGCCTTCCTGCCCCTGCGGCGCTTCCTGCAGCTCAGCCTGCTCGCGGGGGCCGCGCTCCTGGGGGTGGCCGTGCTGGCCGCCTGGGCCCTGGCGCGCGGGGTGACGCGGCCCATCGCCACGCTGAGCGCGCTGGTGTCACGCGTGGTGCGCGAGGGCGACCTCACCCAGAAGGTGGAGGCCCACGGCCACCAGGACGAAGTGGGCGAGCTGGCCTCCGCCTTCTCCCGGATGATGGACCACCTGCGCGAGTCCACCACCAGCCTCCAGCAGGCCACCCGCGTCCTGGGGCAGACGGTGGGCGAGCTCACCGAGGCCACCGAGCAGCAGGAGCGAAACCTCATCCGGCAGGGCACCGCCATCCAGGAGACGCAGGTCACAGCGCGGGAAATCCAGCAGACCTCGCAGCTGGCCGCGGAGCGCTCGCAGGCGGTGCTCGCGCTGGTGGCGCGGGCGCGTGAAGCGGGCGGCTCCGGACAGACGGCGCTCGGCGCCAGCCTGGACGGCTTCGAGCAGCTGCGCGACCACGGCGCGCGCCTGGCCGAGGGCATCTCCTCCCTCAACGAGCGCACGCAGCAGATTGGCGGCATCACCCAGACGGTGAAGGACCTGGCGGACCAGTCCAACATGCTCGCGCTCAACGCGGCCATCGAAGCGGCGCGCTCCGGCGAGCACGGCAAGGGCTTTGGCGTGGTGGCGCGGGAGATCCGCAGCCTCGCGGACCAGTCCATCCAGGCCACCGGCCGGGTGCGCGACATCCTGGACGCCATCCGCGGCGGCATCCACGACACCGTGGCGCTGTCAGAAGAGGGCCAGCGCCGCTCCGAGGCGGGCCTGGCCCAGGTGCGCGAGAGCGGTCAGAGCCTGCGTGCGCTGACGGACATCATCCAGGACAACGCATCCGCGGCCCAGCAGATCGCCGCCGCCGTCATCCAGCAGAACGCCGGCATCGCGCAGATTTTCGCCGCCGTCACGGACCTGTCCCGGATGATGGATGACACCCTCCAGGCCATGCACGGCACCCAACGCATGACGCACGCCCTGCGCGGCGTGGCCGAGCGCATGGAGTCCGTGGCCGGCGTCTGGCGCGTCTAG
- the fumC gene encoding class II fumarate hydratase, producing the protein MSSKNVRIEKDTFGPIEVPADRLWGAQTQRSRQNFAISSERMPTALVHALVLVKKAAALVNQENGSLPKEKAQAIVKAADEVLAGQHDEEFPLLVWQTGSGTQTNMNCNEVLANRASELLGGERGEGRKVHPNDDVNKGQSSNDVFPTAMSVAAVEAVVKHVLPELVALRDVLAQKSQAFQSIVKIGRTHLQDATPLTLGQEFSGYVAQLERAKGHIEAALPHMLELALGGTAVGTGLNAPPGYAERVAAEIAKLTGHAFVTAPNKFEALAANDALVQGHGALKGLAAVLFKVANDIRWLSSGPRSGIGEINIPENEPGSSIMPGKVNPTQSEALTMLSAQVMGNDVAISLGGASGNFELNVFKPLIIQNFLQSCRLLADGMRSFRLNCAVGIEPNLPRLQENLQRSLMLVTALNPHIGYDNAAKIAKTAHKQGKTLKEVAVELGLVTAEQFDQWVRPEKMTGNL; encoded by the coding sequence GTGAGCTCGAAGAATGTTCGCATCGAGAAGGACACCTTTGGTCCCATCGAAGTCCCCGCCGACCGGCTCTGGGGCGCGCAGACCCAGCGCAGCCGCCAGAACTTCGCCATCTCTTCCGAGCGCATGCCGACGGCGCTCGTGCACGCGCTGGTGCTGGTGAAGAAGGCCGCCGCGCTCGTGAACCAGGAGAACGGCTCCCTTCCCAAGGAGAAGGCCCAGGCCATCGTGAAGGCCGCGGATGAAGTGCTCGCCGGCCAGCACGACGAGGAGTTCCCCCTGCTGGTGTGGCAGACGGGCAGCGGCACGCAGACGAACATGAACTGCAACGAGGTGCTGGCCAACCGCGCCTCGGAGCTGCTGGGCGGCGAGCGCGGCGAAGGGCGCAAGGTCCACCCCAACGACGACGTCAACAAGGGCCAGAGCTCCAACGACGTGTTCCCCACCGCGATGAGCGTGGCCGCCGTGGAGGCCGTGGTGAAGCACGTGCTGCCGGAACTGGTCGCCCTGCGCGACGTGCTCGCCCAGAAGTCCCAGGCCTTCCAGTCCATCGTGAAGATTGGCCGCACGCACCTGCAGGACGCGACCCCGCTCACCCTGGGCCAGGAGTTCAGCGGCTACGTGGCGCAGCTGGAGCGCGCGAAGGGCCACATCGAGGCGGCCCTTCCGCACATGCTGGAGCTGGCGCTGGGCGGCACCGCCGTGGGCACCGGCCTCAACGCGCCCCCGGGCTACGCCGAGCGCGTGGCGGCGGAGATCGCGAAGCTCACCGGCCACGCCTTCGTCACCGCGCCCAACAAGTTCGAGGCGCTGGCCGCCAACGACGCGCTGGTGCAGGGGCACGGCGCGCTCAAGGGCCTGGCGGCGGTGCTGTTCAAGGTGGCCAATGACATCCGCTGGCTGTCTTCGGGGCCCCGCTCGGGCATTGGTGAAATCAACATCCCGGAGAACGAGCCGGGCAGCTCCATCATGCCGGGCAAGGTGAACCCCACGCAGAGCGAGGCGCTCACCATGCTGTCCGCCCAGGTGATGGGCAACGACGTGGCCATCTCCCTGGGCGGCGCGTCCGGCAACTTCGAGCTCAACGTCTTCAAGCCGCTCATCATCCAGAACTTCCTGCAGAGCTGCCGCCTGCTCGCGGATGGCATGCGCAGCTTCCGCCTGAACTGCGCGGTGGGCATCGAGCCCAACCTCCCGCGCCTCCAGGAGAACCTCCAGCGCAGCCTGATGCTCGTCACCGCGCTCAACCCGCACATCGGCTACGACAACGCGGCGAAGATCGCCAAGACGGCCCACAAGCAGGGCAAGACGCTGAAGGAGGTGGCGGTGGAGCTGGGGCTCGTCACCGCCGAGCAGTTCGACCAGTGGGTGCGCCCGGAGAAGATGACCGGGAACCTCTAG
- a CDS encoding PDC sensor domain-containing protein has protein sequence MSMQWLGLALAAWGQLPPDGVAQLRKVDSVMPHLRRLAEDPEVVRALRAQNARRTPLATIQGLDAEWMATPSLTPLKQRVLDGPCTGALRRLRERLGPAMAEAFAMDDQGALVCASRRTSDYWQGDEDKWRLTYAQGRGGPALKEAPFFDESSQAYVIQVSLPVRDGAQVIGALTVGLSLLDL, from the coding sequence ATGTCCATGCAATGGCTGGGTTTGGCGCTGGCGGCCTGGGGGCAGCTGCCGCCGGACGGCGTCGCGCAGCTGCGGAAGGTGGACAGCGTGATGCCCCACCTGCGGCGTCTGGCCGAGGACCCCGAAGTGGTGCGCGCCCTGCGCGCCCAGAACGCGCGCCGCACGCCGCTCGCCACCATCCAGGGGCTGGACGCGGAATGGATGGCGACCCCTTCCCTCACGCCCCTCAAGCAGCGCGTGCTGGACGGCCCCTGCACGGGCGCGCTCCGCCGCCTGCGGGAGCGGCTGGGCCCGGCGATGGCGGAGGCCTTCGCCATGGATGATCAAGGCGCGCTCGTCTGCGCCAGCCGGCGCACGTCCGACTACTGGCAGGGCGACGAGGACAAGTGGCGCCTCACCTACGCCCAGGGCCGCGGTGGCCCCGCGCTGAAGGAAGCCCCCTTCTTCGACGAGTCCTCCCAGGCCTACGTCATCCAGGTGTCCCTCCCCGTCCGCGACGGCGCCCAGGTCATCGGCGCGCTCACCGTGGGCCTGTCCCTGCTCGACTTGTGA
- a CDS encoding Uma2 family endonuclease, whose protein sequence is MSYDVLEDVPPTKVGEIIEGELVVNPRPASPHARAASKLGGWLDGPFDEGNNGPGGWVILDEPELRFAGTGDALVPDLAGWRRERMPRIPNTPVFSLAPDWICEVLSPSTYRWDRGPKMRVYARAGVEWLWFIDPLAEGLEIHRLQEGQWRLHEVHLGSGTVNAVPFDAVPLNLSRLWSR, encoded by the coding sequence GTGTCGTATGACGTCCTGGAGGACGTGCCGCCGACGAAGGTGGGGGAGATCATCGAAGGGGAGCTGGTCGTCAATCCCAGGCCGGCGTCTCCTCACGCGCGGGCCGCGTCGAAGCTCGGAGGGTGGCTGGATGGGCCGTTCGACGAGGGCAACAATGGGCCCGGTGGCTGGGTCATCCTGGATGAACCGGAGCTGCGCTTCGCGGGAACGGGGGATGCGCTGGTGCCGGACCTCGCGGGATGGCGCCGCGAGCGGATGCCTCGCATTCCAAACACACCTGTCTTCTCCCTGGCTCCGGATTGGATCTGCGAGGTGTTGTCACCGTCCACCTACCGGTGGGACCGGGGCCCGAAGATGCGCGTCTATGCGCGCGCGGGCGTGGAGTGGCTGTGGTTCATCGACCCGCTGGCGGAGGGATTGGAGATCCACCGCCTCCAGGAAGGCCAGTGGCGCCTGCACGAGGTACACCTCGGAAGCGGCACCGTGAATGCTGTTCCCTTCGATGCGGTGCCTCTGAACCTGAGCAGGCTCTGGAGCAGGTGA
- a CDS encoding ELWxxDGT repeat protein, whose product MGLKPSPGAWATFLLTLGASLGCGSPSEPEPGPPPEASGPQEPGPAPEQQQPGPTPQGEQEQPGPVTEAEAPLPAPRLLKDVIPQDPGVPALFPGGFVELGTTQFFTLDDGIHGQELWRTDGTPEGTAMVADLMPGALGSNPSSLIPMGGRLYFVARTLTDPSNPAKFSGSDLHGLWRTDGTAQGTEQVVALGSFASFITEHQGVLYFEAPTVDDSSRARLWRSDGTPGGTRELHAGGPAKHGSVAPAWLGDSLFFPDTGQDGNPELWKTDGTKAGTVRVARLMRGDGSSGPQHLTALNGRLLFWAHGEARRFPLPWTSDGTEAGTVPLKDLQSGLSIHDEASRFVVVGNTAFFSAWDAEGGQELWKTDGTEAGTVRVKDLWPGPEGSNPGGLTVRDGRVYFSATAGGYTQRVWRTDGTEEGTVVLAPMSGGEPAVLRSWAVPPDGSGQVIYSDWVQEGGHRVWRTNNTASGPAPLLPASDTHEFNLKGWGLGLQYFTSTDGTLWATDGTPEGTRVLRRFSAVHEDVYSAKFTQAVAVDGAFYFTRRQQVPLAPDRTGFVTALWRSDGTPEGTRQVNRKAPGVFEHEPTSLTPVNGHLLFVDERDRKTLWTLDARTEEVRPMTDLPHGDATLSLTSTGTQAWFVRKRSSSVQELWRTDGTPEGMVLVASTPGSSPYGWTPYLLTPVGQTLYFASRDASELRDSLWKTDGTPEGTVKLKTFAGGLAREDLLAIYPVGSRVYFRVWAGTHQLWVTDGTAESSHFVSELPGDDLFAPSRVEWAAVGDTLFLSLGSASGETPKLWKTDGRTSGVVRTLPRMGVTAPPVSLTANGDQLLFWWTDGAGGFELWKSDGTEAGTVPVKDLHPGAAGSVAIPGPLVPLGPKGPWVFAASNGATGMELWRTDGTAAGTKPLADVLPGPMSSSPANLVVAGDKLFFSAWTPETGREPWVQPLR is encoded by the coding sequence ATGGGTTTGAAGCCGTCACCGGGAGCATGGGCCACCTTCCTTCTCACCTTGGGCGCAAGCCTCGGATGCGGGTCACCGTCCGAGCCCGAGCCCGGGCCGCCTCCAGAGGCCTCCGGGCCCCAGGAGCCCGGACCCGCCCCGGAGCAGCAGCAGCCCGGCCCCACGCCCCAGGGGGAACAGGAGCAGCCCGGCCCGGTGACGGAGGCGGAGGCGCCGCTCCCCGCCCCGCGCCTGTTGAAGGATGTCATTCCCCAGGACCCGGGCGTCCCCGCCCTGTTTCCAGGCGGCTTCGTCGAACTGGGCACGACCCAGTTCTTCACGCTGGATGACGGCATCCACGGACAGGAGCTGTGGCGGACGGATGGGACGCCGGAAGGCACGGCGATGGTGGCGGACCTGATGCCGGGGGCGCTGGGCTCGAACCCGTCCTCGCTCATCCCCATGGGGGGCCGGCTGTACTTCGTGGCCCGGACGCTGACGGACCCCAGCAACCCCGCGAAGTTCAGTGGCAGCGACCTCCATGGCCTGTGGCGCACGGACGGCACCGCGCAAGGCACCGAACAGGTGGTGGCCCTGGGCAGCTTCGCGTCCTTCATCACCGAGCACCAGGGTGTCCTCTACTTCGAGGCCCCGACCGTGGACGACTCCAGCCGCGCCCGCCTGTGGCGCAGCGACGGCACCCCCGGGGGCACCCGGGAGCTGCACGCGGGCGGCCCTGCGAAGCATGGGTCCGTGGCTCCGGCCTGGCTGGGTGACTCGCTCTTCTTCCCGGACACCGGCCAGGACGGCAACCCGGAGCTGTGGAAGACGGACGGCACGAAGGCGGGCACCGTCCGCGTCGCGCGCCTGATGCGCGGCGATGGCAGTTCCGGGCCCCAGCACCTCACCGCGCTGAACGGCAGGCTCCTGTTCTGGGCCCATGGCGAGGCGCGCAGGTTCCCCCTCCCGTGGACGTCCGACGGCACGGAAGCAGGCACCGTCCCGCTGAAGGACCTCCAGTCGGGCCTCAGCATCCACGATGAGGCCTCTCGCTTCGTCGTCGTGGGGAACACGGCCTTCTTCAGCGCCTGGGACGCCGAGGGCGGACAGGAGCTGTGGAAGACGGACGGCACGGAAGCAGGCACCGTCCGCGTCAAGGACCTGTGGCCGGGCCCCGAGGGCAGCAACCCCGGCGGCCTCACCGTGCGGGACGGACGCGTCTACTTCAGCGCGACGGCGGGTGGATACACCCAGAGGGTGTGGAGGACGGATGGAACGGAGGAGGGGACCGTGGTGCTCGCGCCCATGTCGGGTGGGGAGCCGGCGGTGCTGCGGTCATGGGCCGTGCCCCCCGACGGGTCCGGGCAGGTCATCTACAGCGACTGGGTCCAGGAGGGAGGCCACCGGGTGTGGCGCACGAACAACACCGCCTCGGGCCCGGCCCCCCTGCTTCCCGCCTCGGACACCCATGAGTTCAATCTGAAGGGCTGGGGCCTGGGCCTGCAGTACTTCACGTCCACGGACGGGACGCTGTGGGCGACGGATGGCACCCCGGAGGGAACCCGCGTGCTGCGGCGGTTCTCCGCGGTCCACGAGGACGTCTACTCCGCGAAGTTCACCCAGGCCGTGGCGGTGGACGGCGCGTTCTACTTCACCCGGCGGCAGCAGGTCCCCCTGGCGCCGGACCGGACCGGCTTCGTCACGGCGCTCTGGCGCTCGGACGGCACGCCGGAAGGAACGCGTCAGGTGAACCGCAAGGCCCCGGGGGTCTTCGAGCACGAGCCCACTTCCCTCACCCCGGTGAACGGCCATCTGCTGTTCGTGGATGAGCGCGACCGCAAGACGCTCTGGACCCTGGACGCCCGGACGGAAGAGGTCCGCCCGATGACGGACCTCCCCCATGGCGACGCGACCCTCTCGCTCACCTCCACGGGCACGCAGGCCTGGTTCGTCCGCAAGCGGTCGTCCTCCGTCCAGGAGCTGTGGCGGACGGACGGCACGCCCGAGGGCATGGTGCTCGTGGCGAGCACGCCCGGGAGCTCGCCCTACGGCTGGACCCCCTACCTGCTCACGCCAGTGGGCCAGACGCTCTACTTCGCCTCGCGCGACGCATCGGAGCTGCGCGACTCGCTGTGGAAGACGGACGGCACGCCCGAGGGCACGGTGAAGCTCAAGACCTTCGCGGGCGGCCTCGCCCGGGAGGATCTCCTGGCCATCTACCCGGTGGGCTCGCGCGTGTACTTCCGGGTCTGGGCGGGGACCCACCAGCTCTGGGTCACGGACGGCACGGCCGAAAGCAGCCACTTCGTGTCCGAGCTGCCCGGTGACGACCTGTTCGCCCCGAGCAGGGTCGAATGGGCCGCGGTGGGTGACACGCTGTTCCTCTCGCTGGGTTCCGCCAGCGGCGAGACCCCGAAGTTGTGGAAGACGGACGGGCGGACCTCGGGAGTCGTGCGCACCCTGCCCAGGATGGGCGTGACCGCGCCGCCCGTGAGCCTCACGGCGAACGGAGACCAGCTGCTGTTCTGGTGGACGGACGGCGCAGGCGGCTTCGAGCTCTGGAAGAGCGACGGCACGGAGGCCGGCACGGTGCCCGTGAAGGACCTCCACCCCGGCGCCGCGGGCAGCGTGGCCATCCCCGGGCCGCTGGTGCCGCTGGGCCCGAAGGGGCCGTGGGTGTTCGCGGCATCCAACGGCGCCACGGGCATGGAGCTGTGGCGGACGGACGGCACGGCCGCGGGCACGAAGCCGCTGGCGGACGTGCTGCCCGGCCCCATGTCCTCGTCCCCCGCGAACCTGGTGGTCGCGGGCGACAAGCTGTTCTTCTCCGCGTGGACGCCGGAGACGGGCCGCGAGCCCTGGGTGCAGCCCCTGCGCTGA